Proteins encoded by one window of Lathyrus oleraceus cultivar Zhongwan6 chromosome 1, CAAS_Psat_ZW6_1.0, whole genome shotgun sequence:
- the LOC127103994 gene encoding uncharacterized protein LOC127103994: MDFGRRRTQKYTFKSPKLEDLRKLGSLVVNSEDFKGNNEILLPLLKTNTVEANLATLVQFYDPLYQCFTFPDYQLVPILEEFSHLIGLPIPDQVPFSGLEEIPNNQDITEATHLRVSEIKASPTIKRGILGLPAKFLIEEARYFARMKSMDSFESIIALLFYGLFLFPNVDDFVDISAIKIFLIGNPVPTLLADVLHLVHLRNSHKGGMIICYTTLLYKWFITHFPRSNAFWASRMVFYGHKRLCLSLILTLIGLVVFMRE, from the coding sequence ATGGATTTTGGAAGAAGAAGAACTCAAAAGTACACTTTTAAGAGTCCAAAATTGGAGGATTTAAGAAAGCTAGGATCTCTGGTGGTTAATTCTGAAGACTTCAAAGGCAATAATGAGATACTTCTACCTCTTTTAAAGACCAACACGGTGGAAGCGAATCTGGCTACGTTAgtccagttctatgatccactGTATCAGTGCTTTACCtttccagattatcagcttgtgcctatcTTGGAGGAGTTTTCTCACCTGATTGGCCTACCAATTCCTGATCAAGTCCCCTTTTCCGGTTTAGAAGAAATTCCAAATAATCAAGACATTACAGAAGCTACTCATTTAAGGGTGTCTGAGATCAAAGCTAGTCCGACTATAAAAAGAGGAATTCTTGGCTTGCCTGCTAAATTCTTGATAGAGGAGGCTCGTTATTTTGCTAGAATGAAAAGTATGGATTCTTTTGAGTCTATTATCGCCTTGCTCTTCTATGGATTGTTCCTCTTTCCTAATGTTGACGACTTTGTTGACATTAGTGCTATCAAAATATTCCTAATTGGAAATCCAGTTCCAACCTTGCTCGCAGATGTTTTACATTTAGTCCATCTCAGGAATTCTCATAAGGGAGGAATGATCATATGTTATACGACTCTGCTCTATAAGTGGTTTATTACGCATTTTCCTCGATCTAATGCATTTTGGGCCTCAAGGATGGTTTTCTATGGTCACAAAAGATTATGTCTCTCACTCATTCTAACATTGATTGGTTTGGTCGTGTTTATGAGGGAGTGA